The Acidobacteriota bacterium genome has a segment encoding these proteins:
- the lpxK gene encoding tetraacyldisaccharide 4'-kinase: MLSALAAPLMRLYEGVLSFRNDLYERGVFRERRLPVPVVSVGSLTVGGTGKTPVAECVARLLQARMGKRVCVLSRGYRRSQKISGPVVVSDGERLRASWSEAGDEPLVLAENLLGCASVVVCPSRVKGGAFAVDRLSAEAVVLDDGFQHRALARDANLLLIDGRDFLGNEKIFPRGPLREQPSAIRRADAVLFTRTPQGAEEAAAAWLRARAPGTPHFFCELRAGDAAWKEPPKGATKRIAAFCGLARPAQFKETLRSLGYDVALWKQFPDHHRYERADVDPFLAEARRRGAAALLTTQKDWVKVRELKKEWPLPAGFVRLHASVRKEDEFLKFLGEKSETEGR, from the coding sequence ATGCTTAGCGCGCTCGCCGCGCCGCTGATGCGCCTCTACGAAGGCGTACTGAGCTTTCGGAACGACCTCTACGAGCGCGGCGTCTTCCGCGAACGCCGCCTGCCCGTTCCGGTGGTCAGCGTGGGGAGCCTCACCGTGGGCGGCACGGGCAAGACGCCGGTCGCGGAGTGCGTCGCGCGGCTCCTGCAAGCGCGCATGGGAAAGCGCGTCTGCGTCCTCTCGCGCGGATACAGACGCTCCCAAAAAATCTCCGGCCCCGTCGTCGTTTCCGACGGCGAACGCCTCCGGGCTTCGTGGAGCGAGGCGGGCGACGAGCCGCTCGTGCTGGCCGAGAACCTTCTCGGCTGCGCGTCGGTCGTGGTGTGCCCCTCGCGCGTGAAGGGGGGCGCGTTCGCCGTCGACCGCCTGAGCGCGGAGGCCGTCGTCCTGGACGACGGCTTTCAGCACCGCGCGCTCGCGCGGGACGCGAATCTCCTTTTAATCGACGGGCGGGATTTTCTCGGAAACGAAAAAATCTTCCCCCGCGGGCCCCTGCGCGAGCAGCCTTCGGCGATCCGGCGCGCGGACGCCGTGCTCTTCACGCGGACGCCGCAGGGCGCCGAGGAAGCGGCGGCGGCATGGCTCCGGGCGCGGGCGCCCGGGACGCCGCACTTCTTCTGCGAGCTTCGAGCGGGCGACGCGGCGTGGAAAGAGCCGCCGAAGGGAGCCACAAAGCGGATCGCGGCGTTCTGCGGCCTTGCGCGGCCCGCGCAGTTTAAAGAAACCCTCCGGTCGCTCGGGTACGACGTTGCGCTCTGGAAGCAATTTCCCGACCATCACCGCTACGAGCGCGCCGACGTGGATCCGTTTCTCGCAGAGGCGCGGCGGCGAGGCGCGGCGGCCTTGCTTACCACGCAGAAGGACTGGGTCAAGGTGCGCGAGTTAAAAAAAGAATGGCCGCTTCCCGCCGGCTTCGTGCGGCTGCATGCTTCGGTGCGGAAGGAGGACGAGTTCTTGAAATTCCTGGGCGAAAAGTCGGAAACCGAAGGCCGGTAG
- a CDS encoding 3-deoxy-D-manno-octulosonic acid transferase — translation MADIRFVVFFLYSVLLGVVLLAALPYYAFRALAAPEIFEGLGERLGRTRGRPPQGCLWVVLSSLGEARAAEPLLRAMRERWPDLPLCVSAFTASGRSHLRALGLSGVQVFAPPLDFACLVRRVVKKIRPRLLVLVEGEVWPHLVREARRRGIPVVLASGRLSERAFRRWKFFGRFARRTWSALTEVWAQGEGDAERIRTLGASPERVRVLGNLKFDVEVRPSEEVLRRARNLAGERPVWVAGSVRPGEEALVLEAFAAVRQEFQNLLLFLAPRHPEKSEKALAEAGRGGSVRILRWSELQSSPEKTCDVVWVDALGVLASLYARADVVFVGGSLLPYGGHNILEPAYFAKPVLTGPFLKNFSDIAARFHERGAMLEVKDAAALADRVIHLLYDEPVRRVLGERAKSLLDENRGVAMRLLREIARYAEKFSDA, via the coding sequence TTGGCCGATATACGATTCGTGGTGTTTTTTCTCTATAGCGTACTTCTTGGCGTCGTGCTCTTGGCCGCCCTTCCGTACTATGCCTTCCGGGCGCTTGCGGCCCCGGAGATTTTCGAGGGACTCGGGGAGCGGCTGGGACGGACGCGCGGGCGGCCTCCGCAAGGATGCCTCTGGGTGGTGCTCTCGTCGCTTGGTGAGGCGCGCGCCGCGGAGCCGCTCCTGCGCGCCATGCGGGAGCGGTGGCCCGACCTTCCCCTTTGTGTGTCCGCGTTCACGGCTTCGGGACGCTCCCATCTGCGCGCGCTCGGCCTGAGCGGCGTGCAGGTCTTCGCGCCGCCCCTCGATTTCGCATGCCTCGTGCGGCGCGTTGTGAAAAAAATTCGCCCGCGGCTGCTCGTCCTGGTGGAAGGCGAGGTGTGGCCCCACCTGGTGCGCGAAGCGCGCCGGCGCGGCATCCCGGTGGTGCTCGCGAGCGGACGGCTCTCGGAGCGCGCCTTCCGCCGCTGGAAGTTTTTCGGGCGCTTCGCGCGCCGCACGTGGAGCGCCCTCACGGAGGTGTGGGCACAGGGGGAGGGCGACGCCGAGCGGATACGCACCCTCGGCGCTTCCCCGGAGCGCGTGCGCGTGCTCGGCAACCTCAAGTTCGACGTCGAAGTCCGGCCCTCGGAGGAAGTGCTCCGGCGGGCAAGGAACCTCGCCGGAGAGCGGCCCGTCTGGGTGGCCGGAAGCGTTCGGCCGGGCGAGGAAGCGCTTGTTTTGGAAGCCTTCGCCGCCGTCCGTCAGGAATTCCAAAATCTTCTTCTCTTTCTTGCGCCGCGGCATCCTGAGAAATCCGAAAAAGCGCTCGCCGAGGCCGGGCGGGGGGGAAGCGTCCGCATCCTCCGGTGGAGCGAGCTTCAGTCGTCACCCGAAAAAACATGCGACGTCGTCTGGGTGGACGCACTCGGGGTGCTCGCGTCCTTGTACGCGCGCGCCGACGTCGTGTTCGTGGGCGGCTCTCTTCTGCCCTACGGCGGGCACAACATCCTCGAGCCCGCGTATTTTGCAAAACCCGTTCTGACGGGTCCCTTCCTGAAGAATTTTTCGGACATCGCCGCGAGGTTTCACGAGCGCGGCGCCATGCTGGAGGTCAAGGACGCCGCCGCGCTGGCCGACCGCGTCATCCATCTTCTCTACGACGAGCCCGTGCGCCGCGTCCTCGGCGAGCGCGCCAAGTCGCTCCTCGACGAGAACCGGGGCGTTGCCATGCGCCTGTTGCGGGAAATCGCGCGCTACGCGGAGAAATTTTCCGATGCTTAG
- a CDS encoding response regulator produces MTSQCSECGYTVEVKKTAREDEGQEQESYLCPMCDSLIRVSALASPDEEEVELRFPHRRILVVEDSRSIRGMLKDVLEGAGLEVVVAEDGEKALDIFQKTKPDLVLLDLKLPKKSGFDVLREAKESGEGKEIPFLVMSAIYRDPEHIHRLRELGACGFIDKDNVFDTVLDRIHLHVSAA; encoded by the coding sequence ATGACCAGTCAATGCTCTGAGTGCGGCTATACGGTAGAGGTCAAAAAAACGGCTCGGGAGGATGAGGGACAGGAGCAGGAGAGTTACCTCTGCCCGATGTGCGATTCCCTCATCCGGGTTTCAGCCTTGGCGAGTCCCGACGAAGAGGAGGTCGAACTGCGCTTCCCGCACCGGCGCATTCTGGTGGTCGAGGACTCCCGCTCCATCCGGGGCATGCTCAAGGACGTTCTCGAAGGAGCGGGGTTGGAAGTGGTCGTTGCCGAGGACGGGGAAAAAGCCCTCGACATCTTTCAAAAAACCAAGCCCGATCTGGTGCTTCTTGATTTGAAGCTCCCCAAGAAGAGCGGCTTCGACGTTCTGCGCGAGGCAAAGGAGAGCGGCGAAGGCAAAGAAATTCCGTTCCTCGTGATGAGCGCCATCTACCGCGATCCCGAACACATCCACCGTCTGCGCGAGCTGGGCGCCTGCGGCTTTATCGACAAGGACAACGTGTTCGATACCGTCCTCGACCGCATCCACCTCCACGTCTCGGCCGCCTGA
- a CDS encoding lipoate--protein ligase family protein produces the protein MLTWRTLRDGALPPARNMAVDEAVLRLHPAGPWDATLRFYAWSSPTLSLGYAQEFSAAVDEAACRARGVAVVRRPTGGWTVLHADELTYSIVSSSAGASFSGCGPLETYRRIALAFVKGLGAVGIEAALISRAELARASEKAPSAGSPAPCFEIPSRHEVAAPDGRKLLGNAQRRIKESFLQHGSVPISIDRESLYAATGQEPSNGERFAALGELTSAKLTPALLADVFTKAFAETFGAVCAPGTLTGEEEALAQKLEREKYATEEWNRMRREPERLRRAAGA, from the coding sequence ATGCTCACTTGGCGCACCCTTCGAGACGGCGCGCTCCCTCCCGCGCGCAACATGGCCGTGGACGAGGCCGTCCTGCGGCTTCATCCCGCCGGGCCGTGGGACGCGACGCTCCGCTTTTACGCTTGGTCGTCTCCGACGCTCTCACTGGGCTACGCGCAGGAGTTTTCTGCCGCCGTGGACGAGGCGGCGTGCCGCGCGCGCGGCGTGGCCGTCGTCCGCCGCCCGACCGGCGGCTGGACCGTCCTCCACGCCGACGAGCTTACGTACAGCATCGTCTCGTCCTCCGCCGGCGCGTCGTTTTCAGGCTGCGGCCCTCTGGAAACCTACCGGCGCATCGCGCTCGCTTTCGTGAAGGGGCTGGGCGCGGTGGGAATCGAGGCGGCGCTCATTTCGCGCGCGGAACTTGCTCGTGCAAGCGAGAAAGCGCCCTCCGCAGGCTCGCCGGCGCCCTGCTTTGAAATTCCCTCGCGCCACGAGGTGGCCGCGCCCGACGGAAGAAAACTTCTGGGGAACGCCCAGCGCCGCATTAAGGAAAGCTTTCTCCAGCACGGCTCCGTTCCCATCTCGATCGATCGCGAAAGCCTCTACGCCGCCACGGGGCAAGAGCCCTCCAACGGCGAGCGTTTCGCCGCTTTGGGCGAGCTTACTTCCGCGAAGCTGACGCCCGCCCTCCTCGCCGACGTCTTCACGAAGGCGTTTGCCGAAACGTTCGGCGCTGTCTGCGCTCCGGGGACGCTCACTGGGGAAGAAGAGGCGCTCGCGCAGAAACTGGAGCGTGAAAAGTACGCCACCGAGGAGTGGAATCGCATGCGCCGCGAGCCGGAACGCTTGCGGCGGGCCGCCGGCGCATAG